The following DNA comes from Erigeron canadensis isolate Cc75 chromosome 3, C_canadensis_v1, whole genome shotgun sequence.
TATAAACTAATGAAGCATTAATCTTGGCTTTCTTGGGTTAGATACTTAGATATAATACCTGCATGGCTTATAACAAGAGATGCTGATCTCAAATAGTCTGCAATGCTTGGACAAAAAGTAAAGTAATCTACAACCAGTGATCCATCTTCACCACTAGACTGCATTTTGTGAGATAACTTTTAATTCCGATTTTATTTAATCACTTTTAACCTGAACTTATTACTCATAGATATAACTACAGGTCAATTCAATTTGATTTGATCTAATACAATTCAAACAGAAATAACAATCCAAGATACCTTGTTAGGGACATAGGATCCACGACCCATTTGAATGACAAGATGAGTGTACCCTTTCTTTAACAACGCATCTTTTACTTGGTCAGTGTCAACAGTTTTAACAAGAGAATCGAATGATGTTGTGCCAACAGTCACGAAAACAATTCTTTTGGAATCAACCTGGTTCTCACTGCCATCCATCTCGTTACAACGTTCCTTTTACTAACTGtcagataaaataaaatatacatgaaATGAACTTTAGCAATTACAAAAGGGGAGCTACTACCGCTGCACTATCACTTGTTTAGAACTTCGCATTTCTTAGTTTACAATTCTAACTAGCTAAAATAGCTTGACAATTTAAGTACCAAAATAGAAAATTGGCAACGGAAAACCTTCTATCCAGCAGACCTCAATGTCTTTACTCTTTGGTATCAAGAAGACCATTAAATACATATGCTTGAAATCTATAAATAAGCTTTATgtatgattattatattataccATTACATATTTATAGATGATCCTATTATTGATAAAAGGATTTATAAATGTGTAGTCTCTGTAAGCATCTGTAGAGTAAATACAATATATCAAATTGGCAGCTACACATCTCATTTGACATGATTTAAAAAATGACCTgctttgacccgttacccaaaaCCGACCAACCCGCCCATTTTTCCATGCCTAAAGCCTTTTAGATGCGTTTAAAGCATTGTAAGAAAAGGATATCTAAAAACCCCTCCCCTTAAAGCACCTAAAATTGTTACACACagaattttttataattttagataCACCTTTAATACTATTTTAAAACTCATGTATACTTTTACAATACAATTTACAAATTGCTTTACTACATAAAACaccaaaaatctaaaaaactGGAAAGAATGACCATTGTGTCACAGAACCAAAGTATCGTACGGTGACCTAAgtagttaattactaaaatagcAATGTAGCGGTCAAGGTCCGCTATATGCTATATTGGTTATAGCGGTGAGATAGCGGTGGTATAGCGTTAATGAAAATACTatgcaatatctatatatatatatataatacttattacttaatattcaataaaaatatcaattaatactttatacttAATAGAAATAgcaaaagtcaagcttaaaagcGTCAATATTTGAAACATTAGTGTTACTACTTGCAAAAATTAGAGCTTCTTTCAAGTTTTGGCCCAAAAAAAACCGCTATAGCACCACTATTTTACCACTCTTTGGACCGTTGTAGCACCGATATCGGTAAAATAGCGCCGCTAATAGCGGGACCGCTATTTTGGCCGCTATTTTACCTCAGGTCATCTATCCGCTATAACACCGCTATTAACTACACAGACGGTGACCAACCTTAAATACGCTATCAAATTTCCCTTTTCACACTATCAAACTCCAACAAAAAGATTCATATTCACAATTCTTTTTGCACATGAAAAGTTAACCActtgtatataaaatttaactATGACTTTTAAACAACCAAATGACATCTACAACTCAAATAACTATACAAGTTTTAACAGCATTTTATTCGTTGTTTATGGAAAACGGAGGTAAGGAACTTGTTTACTCACTACCCAATTATGCAAACTCTACCACAAGATAGAACAATGTTCAAGTCACTATCCGCCCACTTTCAATATAGCCCACCAACACATTTTAAATTTAGGAACACATATGGGTAAGCTTTTGCTTGGTGAGTATAAGTTGGCattaatgcattatacatttataaacatttcaataacaTTTAGTGCAACAATATATTGACAGCTTCTTGTATTAGTTATTTATAATATCAGCTTATGGCTATTTAAGCTCTTCGTACCATCAAGTCATCAACTTCTTGTAATGAGAGCTTTATGTAATATCAGATTTTTAGAAACGACATCCTTTCTAATTCACTTCCATATCACTTATTAACTCTTCATGCAAATAAGCCAACAACACCTATTCAAGCAAAGTATCAAGTATGCATACACGTCTACAACACAATTTCCCTAAACATAATAATCAAATGATAGAACTGTATACGTGTACATGAATTCCTTTTTTATAACCCTTATTTCACAACAATATGCTCTTATGCAATTTTATGCATAATATGGATTCTTGCCCCCATTACGCCCAACCCAGATACTCATATTGAAGAGTTGAAGTCCACCAGTAGAAAGTAAATCTATCATAGATATCCGGATCACCTATTCAAATACGACATGCCTCACTAAAATTAATATCTTAATGTGAATGTCATATATCACACACCACCCTACATGATTTACTTACGACTTCATTTACTATTTACACTACTTAGAAGCAACCTATAGTATGAGTTATAATGTCTCATATTCATCCCGTATAACGTTTGAGCCAAATTTGAAACTTAAAACTCGACAGCCTACatcatttcatttatttatctaAACTAAATTTCCAACAATTATACGATTCACTTGATAAAGATTTTACGATTGATTTTTTATACGAATTCTACAGAgtacccattttttttaatctgcACAACTTGCTCTATACACGAATGCTTGTTAAAAACATCACAAATCAACTCAAATAATCCTCcgacatatatgtaattatgaaCCGACATTTATATAAGATTAATGGGACtattttaaacatgtttatTTCATCAATAACAtcattttataagttataaacaTAGTTGATCACTTTTATACAATTAAGAAAATGCTCATTTTGACACCATTATAGTTCACCTTTTTCTAAATAAGTTTAAtaagtataaatttataattatttaaacaCCAATCAACAAAACCCACTAATTATGGATAAACTAATCTTAAACACTACAAATCAAGAGAAAAGAGATATAAAGATTATACCTTTGACAGCAGAAAGATTAAAGAAGCAGTTGATTTTTGATCCCTTCGTTCGAGACGTACCAAAAACACAATCAAACTGTGGGTTTTTTTTCAATCTGGGCCGGGTTTTTCTCAATATGGGTCGGGTCAGAGTTTGGAGGAAATTAGATGCGGGAAAAGGTCAAAATAAAAGGAGGGGGTTGGCGGAGATGGTGGTCAGTTTGGACTTTgtgatgtttttaattttgtaataaaGTCCCGTACAACTTTGTATGACTTTTTAgccctttttagtttttactggttttttactttgtattcaggtggtgtttgtttaagtaataaaaaaaagtcgTCTTAAATTATTTAGCTTATAAAAAGTGTTTATTTTtgtgatttaataaaaaaaaaaataattgtattatGACTTAATCCATACATACATTATTTATCAATTACTGGTTAAAAAAACAGACTTTTGCTCAAtttcttatttctttattttgttttgtatcaATTTAGCcacttaatagttaaaaaaacaaacactctTACTCAAtttgttatttctttatttttctctctAAATCTGAGATCTAGATCTCGGTGTCCTCTTCGGCTTTGACTTTGCTTTGTCATGGAGAATATTTTTCAAGGATAAAATCTTAAGTTCGAAATAActtctctacctttgggtatgAATAAGGTTGTCAACATCATATATCCCCCATGCCTCTTTTTTAGCGGGATTGAGTATCGTTATCTTTGTTTAACCACTCAATTTCTATGATTTTTACCCGTCACGATTTGTTAGAGATTAAACATAACACGAATTCACTCTCAAAATGAGAGTAATACACACAACTTCCTCACACTGAGAAAATCCTGGAGTCATCTTGAGATGTAGAGCTTCACTATTTCATTGTTAAGGATTATAATGTATGCAATCGGTAGAACAAAATTCTTTGCTTAATGCTATACGCTCAATTTGTAGAGCATTACTCTCAATTATGTTATTGATCACTTCGAATTTTCTAAACATGTAATCTCTATTCAAtagataaatttatttgtaatattgttGGAGATCCTGTTCAAAGATGTTGAGTTTTGAAAACAATATGCCGAGAAACTCGAATGACGCAACTAAGTTATTATAGTGGACCAAAGCCTTTTAATTCTAACTTTTATATGATGCTTTTATGATCAGAGACTAGATCAAATACATTTAACCTTTGGCTAGTTTAATTGATGTGTCCATTATGACATTCAAAATACGACCATACTAAGCATAATGGGAAGGCGTATATCCGTATTCTATCCATTCCTCATTTTCAAACTTTAAGAGAGAAAAGGTGGTTACGGTTGGCTTCTGATTTTATAGCCAACAATCCTTCATGATGCTATTACTTTCTCCTGGGTGTGTGTAAGCTTTCCCCTGCTCATAAATGGGTCAATGCactatgttttatatataacggAACAAACGAGCAAAACctaaattttagttaaaactaCAGAGGTTTAATTGGGTAAAAGTGAGTGACAGTCACCAAAGTGcatttttaacatgtttaaaagcTCACGAAtcattttaatgtaaaaaagtgtaaaattaaataaaggTGGACTCATCGGCCAAAAATCAGTGAGCACTAGTTTTTAACTAGCAAGATCTACAAATTTGTTGAAGTGCTTTGACAAGAAACTAGAAGTAGTCACTATCTGACTTGACTAGTTTGATACTTTGATGCATAAAATCCTGATCAAACTGAAACATCGGTTTGACTTTCTCCCAAACAAATCTTGGCAACTTGTTGACCTCGGTAAACCTGGACACAATGTATTCTTAGTCTAAGAAACACATGGAATTGAGAGCAGTCATGACAAACCATATACTTAgatttgatgatttttcaatCAAGATGGCTAAGTAAGAAAGGGTCAACATAGTGAAGTCGCTTCAGTTTGACTGGTCTAGTCAGTTTCAGCAAAACAGTCAACACACGCCTATATAAGAAACTGTCATAACTCATAAGCAATTATACTAGAGTAACTGTACTATATACATAAATTTGCATATAAAGTTGAAACCAAAGTTTTATGTAAGCAAGCAAAAATCTAATAAGATTGATGTAACTTATTCATGGGAACCCTAGATAGGTTTCCCTCGAATGTTTGATACTAGTAATAGAATCAACAGTAATCCTGGTACACTTATGAGTTTAAATTAGAGCTCATTGCTAGCAAACCAAATGTGAAACTGAACCCTGAAAACGACGACAAAACGACATGAAACTTTGCAGTTTCATGAATAacaggaagaaaaaaaaaagaacacaaaAACCCGAACATGGTCCAGGCAAAACATTGTCTGTTGTATCATCTCACTCACAAGAGATGACACCATTTGTTTTGACTATATGCCGCATTCAAATTATACACCTCACTCAAAAAAGACCAAAAAAGGAAAACTCATGGATCCAAAacataaaaacagaaaaaacgCCTTATAATCCACCA
Coding sequences within:
- the LOC122593187 gene encoding UDP-N-acetylglucosamine transferase subunit ALG13 homolog isoform X1 yields the protein MDGSENQVDSKRIVFVTVGTTSFDSLVKTVDTDQVKDALLKKGYTHLVIQMGRGSYVPNKSSGEDGSLVVDYFTFCPSIADYLRSASLVISHAGSGSIFETLRLAKPLIVVVNEDLMDNHQSELAEELAERKHLFCARPQTLYQVIESLDIDSIVPYESGDAAPVAKLINRHLGFSAD
- the LOC122593187 gene encoding UDP-N-acetylglucosamine transferase subunit ALG13 homolog isoform X2 codes for the protein MDGSENQVDSKRIVFVTVGTTSFDSLVKTVDTDQVKDALLKKGYTHLVIQMGRGSYVPNKSSGEDGSLVVDYFTFCPSIADYLRSASLVISHAGSGSIFETLRLAKPLIVVVNEDLMDNHQSELAEELAERKHLFCARPQTLYQEACHA